In Promicromonospora sp. Populi, one genomic interval encodes:
- a CDS encoding alpha-L-arabinofuranosidase C-terminal domain-containing protein, which yields MGAVLAVGLAGLVVAPDADPVASAAEPPEAGDAAYFFPYFTGESTADGETISFAVSNGPDPLEWTTLNGGDPVLTSTLGTEGLRDPFLIRGGDGTYYLLATDLQIYGGGNFGDAQETGSRSIMVWESTDLVSWGEQREIELAPENAGNLWAPEAYWDEAAGEFVVYWASALYPADVPPAERDIRDSYQRMLYATTTDFETFSEPQPWIDEPQGDGLGMIDSTVQEEDGVYYRLTKDESYMGMRQESSTDLRRTQGVSDGDGWDLISERVGFGQPNPWGGTFTGGEGPTLFPSLTDDRWFLLQDQPSYHGGQGYMLFESDDLSSGEWAANLDAILPASPRHGTVLPITAEERAALLVAYPPAEAPVQEHTLDVDAVAAGTEMSDDLYGVFYEDINYAADGGLYAELVRNRSFEFAATDNRNFTGMTGWDVVERRGATGTAQVQSERGEWLDDANRAYLTVEADGPGVGVRNASYNAGFAVEKGEKYDFSVFARAERKQRLTVRLESPDGATTYASTSVNVNGTDRWKKHTAKLTANATVDGARLVVTGGAAGTLRLDMVSLFPRDTWEGPVNGRSVLRKDLAQKVADLEPSFLRFPGGCVTNVGTFDTYLESDGADRRRTYQWKETIGPVEKRPTNWNFWGYNQTYGLGYLEYFQFAEDLGATPLPVLSVGANGCGSNIPEMTDDVRIDRWVQDTVDLIEFANGSVDTEWGAKRAALGHPDPFSLKYIGLGNEENTDTFQANFPRFRDAVEAAHPEVTVISNSGPDDTGARFDELWDFNREQGVAMVDEHYYNDPSWFLSNTERYDSYDREGPHVFLGEYASRGNTWANSLSEAAYMTGIERNADLVELASYAPMFANEDHVQWSPDLMWFDNDESWGSTSYYTQQMFMTNTGDQVVPSTHDGPEETPADISGGVFLSTWNTQAAYDDVVVTDNESGEVLFSDAFEDGSQWAPQSGTWAVSDGEYVQSAGNVTDARSIITDSYTKDWDNYTLELDARKLGGSEAFLVGFAAGGRDGFYWWNLGGWNNTRQALQRADGGGAGEVAAVEGHSLETGRDYHVKVVVSGRTIKLYLDGELQMTYTEPTTESLYQVVTRDEETGELVLKVVNPYESVARTAVSVDGYTVAPGADVIEMSGAPSATNTKTQPERVVPVEGATTLDVAPSDGGSGFTYDFPAHSITFLRLSENS from the coding sequence ATGGGCGCGGTGCTCGCGGTGGGCCTGGCCGGGCTGGTCGTGGCGCCCGACGCCGACCCGGTCGCCTCCGCGGCCGAGCCGCCCGAAGCCGGCGACGCCGCCTACTTCTTCCCCTACTTCACGGGGGAGTCGACGGCGGACGGCGAGACCATCTCGTTCGCCGTCTCGAACGGCCCGGACCCCCTGGAGTGGACCACGCTGAACGGCGGCGACCCGGTCCTCACGTCCACCCTCGGTACCGAGGGTCTGCGCGACCCGTTCCTGATCCGCGGCGGGGACGGCACGTACTACCTGCTCGCGACGGACCTGCAGATCTACGGCGGCGGCAACTTCGGCGACGCGCAGGAGACGGGCAGCCGCTCGATCATGGTCTGGGAGTCCACCGACCTGGTGAGCTGGGGTGAGCAGCGCGAGATCGAGCTCGCCCCCGAGAACGCGGGCAACCTGTGGGCGCCCGAGGCGTACTGGGACGAGGCAGCCGGGGAGTTCGTCGTCTATTGGGCCTCCGCCCTGTACCCGGCCGACGTCCCGCCCGCCGAGCGCGACATCCGGGACTCCTACCAGCGCATGCTGTACGCGACCACCACCGACTTCGAGACGTTCTCGGAGCCGCAGCCGTGGATCGACGAGCCGCAGGGCGACGGTCTCGGCATGATCGACTCGACGGTCCAGGAGGAGGACGGCGTCTACTACCGCCTCACCAAGGACGAGTCGTACATGGGGATGCGGCAGGAGTCGTCCACCGACCTGCGCCGCACGCAGGGCGTGTCCGACGGCGACGGCTGGGACCTCATCTCCGAGCGCGTCGGGTTCGGTCAGCCGAACCCGTGGGGCGGCACCTTCACCGGGGGTGAGGGGCCCACGCTGTTCCCGTCGCTCACCGACGACCGCTGGTTCCTGCTCCAGGACCAGCCGAGCTATCACGGTGGCCAGGGCTACATGCTCTTCGAGTCCGACGACCTGAGCAGCGGCGAGTGGGCGGCCAACCTCGACGCGATCCTGCCGGCCAGCCCCCGGCACGGGACGGTCCTGCCGATCACCGCCGAGGAGCGGGCGGCACTGCTGGTGGCGTACCCGCCGGCCGAGGCCCCGGTCCAGGAGCACACGCTCGACGTCGACGCCGTGGCCGCGGGTACCGAGATGAGCGACGACCTGTACGGCGTCTTCTACGAGGACATCAACTACGCGGCCGACGGCGGCCTGTACGCCGAGCTGGTGCGCAACCGGTCCTTCGAGTTCGCGGCCACGGACAACCGGAACTTCACCGGCATGACGGGGTGGGACGTGGTGGAGCGCCGTGGGGCCACCGGCACCGCCCAGGTGCAGTCCGAGCGGGGAGAGTGGCTCGACGACGCGAACCGGGCCTACCTGACCGTCGAGGCCGACGGTCCCGGCGTCGGCGTGCGCAACGCGAGCTACAACGCGGGCTTCGCTGTCGAGAAGGGCGAGAAGTACGACTTCTCGGTGTTCGCGCGTGCCGAGCGCAAGCAGCGCCTCACCGTGCGCCTCGAGTCCCCGGACGGCGCGACGACGTACGCGTCGACCAGTGTCAACGTCAACGGCACCGACCGCTGGAAGAAGCACACGGCCAAGCTCACCGCGAACGCGACCGTCGACGGCGCCCGGCTCGTGGTGACGGGCGGCGCGGCCGGCACGCTGCGGCTCGACATGGTCTCCCTGTTCCCGCGCGACACGTGGGAGGGTCCGGTCAACGGCCGCTCGGTGCTGCGCAAGGACCTCGCGCAGAAGGTGGCCGACCTGGAGCCGTCGTTCCTGCGCTTCCCCGGCGGCTGCGTCACCAACGTCGGCACCTTCGACACGTACCTGGAGTCGGACGGCGCGGACCGCCGTCGGACGTACCAGTGGAAGGAGACCATCGGGCCGGTCGAGAAGCGCCCGACCAACTGGAACTTCTGGGGCTACAACCAGACCTACGGCCTGGGCTACCTCGAGTACTTCCAGTTCGCCGAGGACCTGGGGGCGACGCCGCTGCCCGTGCTGTCCGTGGGCGCCAACGGCTGCGGCAGCAACATCCCCGAGATGACGGACGACGTCCGCATCGACCGCTGGGTGCAGGACACCGTCGACCTCATCGAGTTCGCCAACGGGTCGGTGGACACGGAGTGGGGCGCCAAGCGCGCAGCGCTGGGGCACCCCGACCCGTTCAGCCTGAAGTACATCGGGCTGGGCAACGAGGAGAACACCGACACCTTCCAGGCGAACTTCCCGCGGTTCCGGGACGCTGTCGAGGCGGCCCACCCCGAGGTCACCGTGATCTCGAACTCTGGCCCGGACGACACCGGCGCCCGGTTCGACGAGCTGTGGGACTTCAACCGCGAGCAGGGCGTCGCGATGGTCGACGAGCACTACTACAACGACCCGTCGTGGTTCCTCAGCAACACCGAGCGCTACGACTCCTACGACCGCGAGGGCCCGCACGTGTTCCTCGGCGAGTACGCCTCGCGGGGCAACACCTGGGCCAACTCGCTGTCCGAGGCCGCGTACATGACCGGGATCGAGCGCAACGCCGACCTGGTGGAGCTTGCCTCGTACGCGCCGATGTTCGCCAACGAGGACCACGTCCAGTGGTCCCCGGACCTGATGTGGTTCGACAACGACGAGTCGTGGGGCTCGACGTCGTACTACACGCAGCAGATGTTCATGACGAACACCGGCGACCAGGTGGTCCCGTCCACGCACGACGGCCCGGAGGAGACCCCTGCGGACATCTCGGGCGGCGTCTTCCTGTCGACCTGGAACACCCAGGCCGCTTACGACGACGTGGTGGTCACCGACAACGAGTCCGGCGAGGTGCTCTTCTCCGACGCGTTCGAGGACGGGTCGCAGTGGGCCCCGCAGTCCGGCACGTGGGCCGTGTCCGACGGCGAGTACGTGCAGTCGGCCGGGAACGTCACCGATGCCCGCTCGATCATCACCGACTCGTACACGAAGGACTGGGACAACTACACCCTGGAGCTCGACGCGCGGAAGCTGGGCGGCAGCGAGGCGTTCCTCGTCGGCTTCGCCGCGGGCGGCCGGGACGGCTTCTACTGGTGGAACCTCGGCGGGTGGAACAACACCCGGCAGGCGCTGCAGCGGGCCGACGGCGGCGGCGCGGGCGAGGTCGCGGCAGTGGAGGGGCACTCGCTGGAGACGGGCCGGGACTACCACGTGAAGGTGGTGGTCTCCGGACGCACCATCAAGCTCTACCTCGACGGCGAGCTGCAGATGACCTACACCGAGCCGACCACCGAGTCGCTGTACCAGGTGGTCACCCGGGACGAGGAGACGGGTGAGCTGGTGCTCAAGGTCGTCAACCCGTACGAGTCCGTTGCCCGCACGGCGGTCTCGGTCGACGGGTACACGGTGGCCCCGGGGGCCGACGTCATCGAGATGAGCGGGGCGCCGTCGGCCACGAACACCAAGACCCAGCCCGAGCGGGTGGTGCCGGTCGAGGGTGCGACGACGCTCGACGTGGCACCGTCGGACGGCGGCTCGGGGTTCACGTACGACTTCCCGGCCCACTCGATCACGTTCCTCCGCCTGTCGGAGAACAGTTAG
- a CDS encoding GTP pyrophosphokinase family protein, whose protein sequence is MSKLPDDVREHRIPDPAELRQLVADLRRLVLTYKFGIDEVMTKVSILRDEFRHMQNYNPVEHVGSRLKSFESIVAKCRRKGIPLTPESVRAQMFDIAGVRITCSFVNDIYLVRDMILKQSDMTLLEERDYIKHPKATGYKSLHLIVQIPVFLSDRVENVVVEIQLRTIAMDFWASLEHKIYYKYDGDVPRHLTDSLKLAADVAWSLDTSMERIHDEVKAISGDEEPVASRHNLHTPEEMLRDFWRAAEADGGFGFEGES, encoded by the coding sequence GTGAGCAAGTTGCCCGATGACGTCCGGGAACACCGCATACCCGATCCTGCTGAGCTTCGACAACTGGTGGCCGACCTGCGTCGGCTGGTGCTGACCTACAAGTTCGGCATCGACGAGGTCATGACCAAGGTCTCGATCCTGCGCGACGAGTTCCGGCACATGCAGAACTACAACCCCGTGGAGCACGTGGGGTCACGGCTCAAGTCGTTCGAGTCGATAGTCGCCAAGTGCCGGCGCAAGGGCATCCCGCTGACGCCGGAGAGCGTCCGGGCGCAGATGTTCGACATCGCCGGGGTGCGGATCACCTGCAGCTTCGTCAACGACATCTACCTCGTGCGCGACATGATCCTGAAGCAGTCGGACATGACGCTGCTGGAGGAGCGGGACTACATCAAGCACCCGAAGGCGACCGGGTACAAGTCGCTGCACCTCATCGTGCAGATCCCCGTGTTCCTGTCCGACCGGGTCGAGAACGTGGTCGTCGAGATCCAGCTGCGCACCATCGCCATGGACTTCTGGGCCAGCCTGGAGCACAAGATCTACTACAAGTACGACGGCGACGTGCCCCGGCACCTCACCGACTCGCTCAAGCTCGCCGCGGACGTCGCCTGGTCGCTCGACACCTCGATGGAACGCATCCACGACGAGGTCAAGGCGATCTCGGGCGACGAGGAGCCGGTGGCGAGCCGGCACAACCTGCACACCCCGGAGGAGATGCTGCGCGACTTCTGGCGCGCGGCCGAGGCGGACGGCGGCTTCGGCTTCGAGGGTGAGAGCTGA
- the chvE gene encoding multiple monosaccharide ABC transporter substrate-binding protein encodes MARKLWAKRGLAALATGAVAVSLAACGGSGAGGGTDDGAGDGEAGGLVGVAMPTETYERWVADGDAVESGLEAAGYEVDLQFAGDDIPTQQQQIDAMINSGAEALIIASIDGTALGSQLEAAAASNIPVISYDRLIRDSENVDFYVTFDNYEVGVQQGTSLLTGLGVLDESGEPIADAGPFNIELFAGSPDDNNAGFFFEGAMSVLQPFIDDGTVVVPSGQTEFGTVAIQRWEQEGAQTRMEDLLTSTYSDGDAVVNGVLAPADVLSRGVITALQNSGYGEGDLTIPIVTGQDAEAASARLIREGVQYSTIFKDTRLLADQAVTAATAFLEGNEPEANDTETYDNGVQVVPSFLLPTVIVTADNLDAELIDSGYLTEEEVASGQVDE; translated from the coding sequence ATGGCAAGGAAGCTGTGGGCCAAGCGCGGTCTGGCCGCGCTGGCAACGGGCGCTGTGGCCGTGTCGCTCGCCGCATGTGGCGGAAGCGGCGCCGGTGGCGGTACCGATGACGGAGCCGGGGACGGCGAGGCCGGCGGTCTCGTCGGTGTCGCGATGCCGACCGAGACCTACGAGCGCTGGGTCGCCGACGGCGACGCCGTGGAGAGCGGCCTCGAGGCGGCTGGCTACGAGGTCGACCTGCAGTTCGCGGGTGACGACATCCCGACCCAGCAGCAGCAGATCGACGCGATGATCAACAGCGGTGCCGAGGCGCTCATCATCGCCTCGATCGACGGCACCGCGCTGGGCAGCCAGCTCGAGGCCGCCGCTGCCTCGAACATCCCGGTGATCTCGTACGACCGCCTGATCCGCGACTCGGAGAACGTCGACTTCTACGTTACGTTCGACAACTACGAGGTCGGCGTGCAGCAGGGCACCTCGCTGCTGACCGGTCTGGGCGTGCTGGACGAGAGCGGCGAGCCGATCGCCGACGCGGGCCCGTTCAACATCGAGCTCTTCGCCGGTTCGCCGGACGACAACAACGCCGGGTTCTTCTTCGAGGGCGCGATGTCGGTGCTCCAGCCCTTCATCGACGACGGCACCGTGGTCGTGCCCTCGGGCCAGACCGAGTTCGGCACCGTCGCCATCCAGCGCTGGGAGCAGGAGGGCGCGCAGACCCGCATGGAGGACCTCCTGACCTCCACGTACAGCGATGGCGACGCCGTCGTCAACGGTGTGCTCGCGCCCGCCGACGTGCTGTCGCGCGGCGTCATCACCGCCCTGCAGAACTCGGGCTACGGCGAGGGCGACCTCACCATCCCGATCGTCACCGGTCAGGACGCCGAGGCGGCGTCAGCCAGGCTGATCCGCGAAGGTGTGCAGTACTCGACGATCTTCAAGGACACGCGTCTGCTGGCCGACCAGGCCGTCACCGCGGCGACGGCGTTCCTCGAGGGCAACGAGCCCGAGGCGAACGACACGGAGACGTACGACAACGGCGTCCAGGTCGTGCCGTCGTTCCTGCTCCCCACGGTGATCGTCACCGCTGACAACCTCGATGCAGAGCTGATCGACTCGGGTTACCTCACCGAGGAAGAGGTCGCCTCCGGTCAGGTCGACGAGTAG